The Lathyrus oleraceus cultivar Zhongwan6 chromosome 5, CAAS_Psat_ZW6_1.0, whole genome shotgun sequence genome includes the window ACTTCAAAACCTATTTCCAACCAGCAAAATCTTTTCCTCTATTCCATTAAAAATATTTGGATCCTCAACTTTTGTCCATAACCTCAACCCTCACCGAAGCAAATTAGACACAAAATCCATCAAATGCATTTTTCTTGGTTACTCTCCTCACCAAAAGGGATATAAGTGTTACTCTCCCCATACCACAATTTTTTACCACACTATGGATGTAACCTTCTTTGAAAATCAACCCTATTACACCAAAACTGGTATTCAGGGGGAGCATATAGAAAATTCAGAATACCAACTTTTGCCTCTTGAACTAACCGAACATGACAAAATCTTACCAAACCAAACCGGCAACACTCAATTAGCCGAACCTATGCTTAAACCAGCTAAAAAATTACCGGAACAGACCTCAAACATTCAACCGAGTGAAAGGACAACAGAAGTTGTGACGGAAACAAAACCAATTATAGTTTCAACCATATCTCAACAGGATTGTGATCCAAAAACAGGCAAGTGGAAAGGTTTTTGTTATAAAAGGAAGGAGGTAGAGTCAAGCAAAACTCCAATGCAAGGCCATGAGTCAAAACAGACTCTAGAAAATGACGTTCCCACAGGTAATATTCTTCCTAACTCTGAACATGTTGATACAATAGATATTGATATTCATATTGCTATGAGAAAAGGGGTTAGAACTTGCACTAAACACCCTATTGAAAAATATATCTCCTATGGAAAACTATCACAAAGTTACAGGTCCTTTGTAGCAACTGTTGACAACATAGAAATTCCAAATAATATTCAAGAAGCATTGCAGAAACCTGAATGGGCAGCAGCTGTAACAGAAGAAGTTCAAGCACTTGTAAGAAATGGCACATGGGAGATCACTGCTATACCAGAAGGGAAGAAAGCAGTAGGATGCAAGTGGATATTTTCAATTAAACACAATGCTGATGGGAGTATAAACAGGTACAAAGCTCGGTTGGTTGCAAAAGGGTTCACACAATCATATGGGGTGGATTATGAGGAGACTTTTGCACCTGTTGCGAAGCTCAATTCTGTCCGGGTTCTACTATCTTTGGAAGCAAATCTAGATTGCCCCCTACACCAACTAGACATAAAGAATGCATTTCTAAATGGAGAGTTAGAAGAAGAGGTATATATGCAAATTCCTCCGGGACTTGAATCACCTGGAACCGCCAACATGGTGTGTCGACTTCACAAATCTCTATATGGCCTCAAACAATCACCAAGGGCATGGTTTGATAGACTAACAAAAGTTGTCAAGCAAGATGGTTTTGTTCAATGTCAAACATACCATACCATGTTTGTCAAGCACTTTTTGGATGGGAAGATAACTTTGTTTAttgtctatgttgatgatatcgTAATTACGGGGGACGATGATGAACAAGTCAACCAGTTAAAGAAACTTCTAGCaaaagaatttgaagtcaaagaCTTGGGACAACTCAAGTATTTTCTAGGGATGGAAATTGCACGAACAAAGAATGGTATTTCAGTTTCTCAAAGGAAGTATACTTTGGATTTACTTCAAGAAACAAGTATGCTTGGATGCAAAGCTGCCAATACTCCCATAGAACAAGTAAAAAGGAGTGAAGATGAGAATGTACCAGCTAATAAAGATAGATATCAAAGTCTAGTCGAAAAACTAATCTATCTAACTCACACCAGACCAGACATTGGTTTTGCTGTAAGCAAGGCTAGTTGTTATATGTCAAATCCAACTGAAACTGACATGAGAAATGTGAACAGAATTCTCCAGTACCTGAAAGGTACGCCAGGCCGAGgactttattttcaaaagaaCTCAAACAGAGACATTGAAGTCTACACCGATTCTGATTGGGCAGGATGTTTATCTGACAGGAAATCAACTACAGGCTACTGCACATTTGTATGGGGTAATATGGTAACTTGGAGAAGCAAGAAACAATCTATTGTGGCTAGGAGTAGCGCAGAAGCAGAATTCAGAGTTATGTCACAAGGTATTTGTGAAGGAATTTGGCTTAAGCGAATGCTAGATGAGATCAAAATTCCTACCAATCACCCCATGAAGATATTATGTGATAACAAGGCTGCTATTAGCATTGCTAAGAACCCGGTACAACATGATAGAACAAAGCATGTGGAGATAGACCGACACTTCATCAAGGagaaaattgatcatgaaattaTAAGTGTTAATCATATTCCATCATGCCAGCAAACTGCAGACATTCTAACAAAAGCCCTTCCAAGGAACATATACGAGAATATCAGATCCAATCTGGGTATGATAGACATCTACCACCCAGATTGAGGGGGAGTATGGaataattaatataaaatcaAATGATTCTGTTTGTACAACTCATTAAGGATTAAAATTAATGTAATTAATTAGCTATTATTTCCAGTTCTTTTCTGTAATTAGAATTAGCATTCATGGGAAATTAATTCCCCTGATTCTTAGGTCAGATTTCTCTTTCAAATCCTGCCTTATGCAGTCTATAAATACAGCATATGTAATTCTCATAAACATAAGGAAATATACAATATATTTCTACACAAAATAAATCGAACAATAGCATAATAAAAATTCTAGATATAAATGATAAAATCATATACTCCCTCTTCATTTGAAATAAAATTATGAAGTTGCCATACATCTAGAAAAGAACTAAAATATTTTAGTTAACTTTTTCTTACTCTTCCAAAGTTTTTCCCTCTTCTCCTCTCCAAGCCGGCAAACTAAGTGGTTGTATGATTCATATTTTGTTTGTGTTCCCATAAGAACACATAAACCTTGTTAGTTAGTGTCTACTTCTAATAAAGAAACCTTGGTCTGATCCTTTCGAGAATCTCATTTCTCGACCCTCAATGATGGGATTCTCGTTTGCAGTTTCATTTGGTTCCGAAATTGTGCTCACAAGAACCACTCATCAAACCAGATTAATCAACTCCACAACACATCACAAGAACAACAACACCCTTGCTTTCAACTTCTCAAACCATAAGGATATTCACACACCAATTTTTGTATCCAAGCAAGAATCGATTCAATTTGATGACAGGAAGAGCCCAAATCAGGTAACACTAACACACCTATTATTCTCTAGTTCTTcttaatcatttaaaaaaatatatattattacAGGTTAAAGAAGAGATCAATCAATGTTATGAACTCATAAACAGATTGGGAAGAGGAATTGTTTATCTCGGTTCCTCTAGAATGGACTCCACCCATTCGCATTATGTACAAGCACAACATTTGGCTAAAGAGGCAAGTCAATATAGGATTTTGTTGACTAAATCATGATAATTAAGAAAATTCATATTAGTACTAAATTAAGTTTATTGTCTATTGAGAAAGTGGAAAAGTTCTTTTCTAGAAGatatgtttttcttttctttctatATACATATTTCTTTGCAGATAGCAAGTCTTTTGGAATGCACTACATGGTCGGGGGCTGGACCCGGACTAATGGATGCTGTTACTCAAGGTGCTCTGCTTGCAGGAAAACCAGTTGGCGGATTCAAGATAGGAAGAGAAGCCGGGGAATGGACATCATCCAACTTTCATCCATACTTACCTGCAGAAAACTACCTTACTTGCAGGTGATCCACTACCCTTGCTTTATAGCTTCTTCATATAGAATATGGATCCTCTCCTATTTGAAAGTAACAAAAGATGAAAGTAAAAAAAAAGTGGCATTCTCCCTCCAACGGGATTTAGGGGTATACATACACAGGTACGGGTTGATACGATCAACATCTTGTGACTGACCCAACTCGATTGAATCTGTATTTTACTTGAACCCCATCCTAGATCAGGTCAAACTCGGATATGTTTGACCCAACCAGATTAATCCCGAATGTGTTTGGTTCGGGTGACTGGTTTAGAATGTCAAACCTGTCACTCAACTCGACATAATGACATCATTTCCCCCCTCAATTTGAGTATATTTGTTTGAGTATGCTATTTGTGCTTCAATTATTTAAGTAGCATAAGTGTTTTGATTTAATCACAATTTTTTTAGGAACAAGTTATGTTGTTAACTTTAGGACCCGTGAACCCGACTCGATCATCATTAGATTGTTTTTTTTAGTAAAAACTATGAGTTGAGTACTCAGCTCGAATCAAAGAAACTTTTTTGGATAAAGTATCGGGTTTGGCCAAATCTGGCCCGACCGGTCTAGACTCAGGATCGTATCTATATTACATTAAAATAGGAGATGATCCAAAATAAATATGACTGCTAATAACTTCCTAGACTGTTTTAAGTTCAGGTTTTTCTCTGCAAGGAAGCACGGGCTGGTCGATGCTGTAGTGAGGAACAATTCATTTGATAAAACTGCTGTTGTTGCCCTTCCTGGTGGGATTGGTACTCTAGACGAGATGTTCGAGATGCTGACATTAATTCAACTAGAACGAATCGGATCAAAGCATCCTGTTCCCTTCCTGTTGATGAACTACGATTCGTTTTACTCAAAACTTCTCGACTTTTTAGATGTTTGTGAGGATTGGGGAACTGTCTCTAAAGGAGAGGTTGCATCATTGTGGAAGGTTTGTAACAACAACTCAGAAGCTTTGGCTTACCTTGCAGATTTCTATCACATCTCTTCAGGTGAAACAAGTCAGAAGAATGAAACTAAATTGCATAGTACACATGATTTAATCTCTTAATAAgaattttcttttattttcccCTTGAATAATACTGAGTAATTATTATGTCTCAACTAAGCTTGAAAGTTGAAAGGACAATGTCCTAAAAATCTAATGAGTGTATCTTCTGGAATTGTtaaaaattatgaggtttttcCTCTAGCAATTGTGGCTATTGCTGGTCTTTTATCTACCAAGAAAGAGATTCACTTCAATGGGAAAGGTTTACTGTAAATTTAAGTTCAGAGTTGGACAATAATCCAAGTTTAAATGTTGTAACAAAGATTTAGGCTTTAATTTTCATGATTTATTTTACAATCTCAAACAAGGCTTCTCATACTTTGGAATATATCTTGAAGACTATGTAGCACCATGAGAAGACACAAACCTTGTTAGTTAGTGCCTATTTCTAGTAAAGGAACCTTGGTCTGACCCTTTTGAGAATGGATTCTCGTTTGCAGTTTCGTTTGGTTCCAATTTTGTGCTCAGAAGAACCACTCATCTAACCAGATCAATCATTTAGTGCTCAGAATAACCACTCATCTAACCAGATCAATCAACTCCACAACgcaccacaacaacaacaacaccttGCTTAGTTACTCGGTTAACGGATAATCTGGAAACTGAAGTGTATATTTATTGTTCTGTTAATAGATTATTTTTTTGGGAACACAAATTTGAAGAAAAAAGGGGAGATGTATCAAATGGGGAAAATCATGAAGAGCCAAATTTGCTTTAAAAAAACACTTAAAGAGCTTTCAAATTAAGCCAAAATAAAATACAAAACAAATCATGATTTTGTCTTCTGCAATAATATCGGTGAAAATGTTGTTTGTGTTCCCATAAGACGCAAACCTTGGTCTAGTGCCTACTTCTAGTAAAGTAACCTTGGTCTGACCCTTTTGAGAATCTCATTTCTCAACGACGGGATTCTCGCTGGCAGTTTTGTTTGGTTCCGATATTGTGCTCAGAAGAACCACTCACAGACCAGTTTTTGTATCAAACAAGCATCGATTCAATTTGGTGACAGGAAAAGCCCAAATCAGGTAACAGTAACAAACCCAGCTTCATATTATTTATATTCAGTAACCTAAAACACATTTGTACAATGCTTCATATTGATTACTCATGAAACTGATTTTT containing:
- the LOC127084818 gene encoding probable cytokinin riboside 5'-monophosphate phosphoribohydrolase LOGL3 isoform X1, with the translated sequence MMGFSFAVSFGSEIVLTRTTHQTRLINSTTHHKNNNTLAFNFSNHKDIHTPIFVSKQESIQFDDRKSPNQVKEEINQCYELINRLGRGIVYLGSSRMDSTHSHYVQAQHLAKEATSLLECTTWSGAGPGLMDAVTQGALLAGKPVGGFKIGREAGEWTSSNFHPYLPAENYLTCRFFSARKHGLVDAVVRNNSFDKTAVVALPGGIGTLDEMFEMLTLIQLERIGSKHPVPFLLMNYDSFYSKLLDFLDVCEDWGTVSKGEVASLWKVCNNNSEALAYLADFYHISSGETSQKNETKLHSTHDLIS
- the LOC127084818 gene encoding probable cytokinin riboside 5'-monophosphate phosphoribohydrolase LOGL3 isoform X2 — encoded protein: MMGFSFAVSFGSEIVLTRTTHQTRLINSTTHHKNNNTLAFNFSNHKDIHTPIFVSKQESIQFDDRKSPNQVKEEINQCYELINRLGRGIVYLGSSRMDSTHSHYVQAQHLAKEIASLLECTTWSGAGPGLMDAVTQGALLAGKPVGGFKIGREAGEWTSSNFHPYLPAENYLTCRFFSARKHGLVDAVVRNNSFDKTAVVALPGGIGTLDEMFEMLTLIQLERIGSKHPVPFLLMNYDSFYSKLLDFLDVCEDWGTVSKGEVASLWKVCNNNSEALAYLADFYHISSGETSQKNETKLHSTHDLIS